The following are encoded together in the Micromonospora lupini genome:
- the radA gene encoding DNA repair protein RadA has protein sequence MTTSRSTSPRAGTAGAARGRSATREPRPAYECDACGHQPPKWVGRCPECGEWGAVVESTVTGPTVAGRVVSSRLPSEPARPIATISAAPARAVPTGVSELDRVLGGGLVPGAVVLLAGEPGVGKSTLLLDVAQQWAVGAGSPSLVVSGEESVSQVRLRAERMGTLHDKLYLAAESDLASVLGHLDAVKPGLLVLDSVQTISTTGTEGVPGGVTQVRAVTAALVSVAKERGIATVLVGHVTKDGQVAGPRVLEHLVDVVLHFEGDKHSSLRLVRGVKNRFGAADEVGCFEMHEGGISSLADPSGLFLTRYSEPVPGTCVTVAMEGRRALVTEVQALIGATVAGSPRRTVSGLDSARLAMVLAVLQRRTERLTLHDREVFAATVGGIRVVEPAADLAVALAVASGGLNLAIAPHLVAIGEVGLTGEVRRIGAVPRRLAEAARLGFKVALVPPGCGPASTGAGPDGMRVTEVTDVRSALHHAARASAE, from the coding sequence GTGACCACCTCCCGATCGACCTCTCCGCGTGCCGGCACGGCCGGTGCCGCCCGTGGCCGGTCCGCCACCCGCGAGCCGCGTCCGGCGTACGAGTGCGACGCCTGCGGGCACCAGCCGCCCAAGTGGGTGGGCCGCTGCCCGGAGTGCGGCGAGTGGGGCGCCGTGGTCGAGAGCACTGTCACCGGCCCCACGGTGGCCGGTCGAGTGGTCAGCTCCCGACTGCCGTCCGAGCCGGCCCGGCCTATCGCCACCATCAGCGCCGCCCCGGCCCGCGCCGTGCCCACCGGTGTGAGTGAGCTCGACCGGGTGCTCGGCGGTGGGCTGGTGCCCGGGGCCGTGGTGCTGCTCGCCGGCGAGCCCGGCGTGGGCAAGTCGACACTCCTGCTCGACGTGGCCCAGCAGTGGGCGGTGGGCGCCGGCAGCCCCTCCCTGGTGGTCAGCGGAGAAGAGTCGGTAAGCCAGGTCCGGCTGCGTGCCGAGCGGATGGGCACCCTGCACGACAAGCTCTACCTGGCGGCCGAGAGTGACCTGGCCTCGGTGCTCGGGCACCTCGACGCGGTCAAGCCCGGCCTGCTGGTGCTCGACTCGGTGCAGACCATCTCCACCACCGGCACCGAGGGCGTCCCCGGTGGCGTGACGCAGGTGCGCGCGGTCACCGCCGCGCTTGTCTCGGTGGCAAAGGAGCGGGGCATCGCCACCGTGCTAGTCGGCCACGTCACCAAGGACGGCCAGGTGGCCGGGCCCCGGGTGCTGGAGCACCTGGTCGACGTGGTGCTGCACTTCGAGGGCGACAAGCACTCCTCGCTGCGGCTGGTGCGCGGCGTCAAGAACCGGTTCGGCGCGGCCGACGAGGTCGGCTGCTTCGAGATGCACGAGGGTGGCATCAGCAGCCTGGCCGATCCGTCCGGGCTGTTCCTCACCCGCTACTCGGAACCCGTGCCCGGCACCTGCGTGACAGTTGCCATGGAGGGGCGGCGGGCCCTCGTCACCGAGGTGCAGGCCCTGATCGGCGCTACCGTGGCCGGCTCACCCCGTCGTACGGTCTCCGGCCTGGACTCCGCCCGCCTGGCGATGGTGCTCGCGGTCCTGCAACGGCGTACCGAGCGGTTGACCCTGCACGACCGCGAGGTCTTCGCCGCCACGGTGGGCGGGATCCGGGTGGTGGAGCCGGCGGCCGACCTGGCAGTCGCGCTGGCGGTCGCCTCCGGCGGGCTCAATCTGGCGATCGCGCCGCACCTCGTGGCCATCGGCGAGGTGGGGCTGACCGGCGAGGTGCGCCGGATCGGGGCGGTGCCGCGCCGGCTGGCCGAGGCGGCCCGCCTGGGGTTCAAGGTGGCGCTGGTCCCACCGGGCTGCGGTCCGGCAAGCACGGGCGCCGGGCCCGACGGGATGCGGGTGACCGAGGTCACTGACGTCCGCTCGGCGCTGCACCATGCGGCCCGCGCGTCCGCCGAGTGA
- a CDS encoding peptide deformylase has translation MSDGQSGPDGGRDVEAYAGLGDWTPESLAVAGEVRAVVSAPHQVLSRAGDEVDPTAEETVRLAADLVATMRVSPGCVGLAAPQVGVAAQVFAVDVTGHPKAVTVHGTFVLCNARVVEATRWKPGREGCMSVPDLTGDVKRASRLVVEGELPGTGAAVRLVTDGFEARALQHEIDHCAGLLFLDRVAGAHAVYQRKVYL, from the coding sequence GTGAGCGACGGGCAGAGCGGGCCGGACGGCGGCCGGGACGTCGAGGCGTACGCCGGTCTGGGCGACTGGACGCCTGAGTCGCTGGCAGTGGCCGGCGAGGTGCGGGCCGTCGTCTCGGCCCCGCATCAGGTGTTGAGCCGGGCCGGGGACGAGGTCGATCCGACGGCCGAGGAGACGGTCCGGCTGGCCGCCGATCTGGTCGCCACGATGCGGGTCTCGCCTGGCTGCGTGGGTCTGGCGGCGCCGCAGGTAGGTGTGGCTGCCCAGGTCTTCGCAGTCGACGTGACAGGGCATCCGAAGGCGGTCACCGTGCACGGCACCTTCGTGCTCTGCAACGCCCGCGTGGTGGAGGCGACCCGCTGGAAGCCGGGGCGGGAGGGGTGCATGTCGGTTCCGGACCTGACCGGGGACGTGAAGCGGGCCAGTCGGCTGGTGGTGGAGGGTGAGCTGCCGGGCACCGGCGCGGCGGTCCGGTTGGTGACTGACGGCTTCGAGGCGCGGGCGTTGCAGCACGAGATCGACCACTGCGCGGGGCTGCTCTTCCTGGATCGGGTGGCCGGCGCGCACGCCGTCTACCAGCGCAAGGTCTACCTCTGA
- a CDS encoding glycine cleavage system protein R, whose amino-acid sequence MNELAITVIGRDRPGIVADVAEVLARLGANLTDSTMTRLRGHFAMTLICTGPDAAEVETALVPLAAEGQLLATVRAVTPDGEVAPAGEPYVLAVHGSDRMGIVAAMTRVLVDAGGNVTDLSTRLAGSLYVVLAEVELPAGVAETVTGRLHRTAAELGVEVTLRPADPDLL is encoded by the coding sequence ATGAACGAGCTCGCGATCACCGTCATCGGCCGGGACCGGCCGGGCATCGTGGCCGACGTCGCCGAGGTGCTGGCCCGACTGGGCGCGAACCTCACCGACAGCACCATGACCCGGCTGCGGGGGCATTTCGCGATGACCCTCATCTGCACCGGGCCGGACGCCGCGGAGGTGGAGACGGCGCTTGTGCCGCTGGCCGCCGAGGGACAGCTGTTGGCGACCGTACGCGCGGTCACGCCCGACGGCGAGGTGGCCCCGGCCGGCGAGCCGTACGTGCTGGCGGTGCACGGGTCGGACCGGATGGGCATCGTCGCGGCGATGACCCGGGTGCTTGTGGACGCCGGCGGAAACGTGACCGACCTGAGCACCCGGTTGGCGGGTTCGCTCTACGTGGTGTTGGCCGAGGTCGAGTTGCCGGCGGGGGTCGCCGAGACGGTGACCGGCCGGCTGCATCGGACGGCCGCCGAGTTGGGGGTCGAGGTCACCCTCCGGCCGGCAGACCCGGATCTGCTGTGA
- a CDS encoding UbiA family prenyltransferase, which yields MSSRVLGLVRASHPEPAVAVTTVSGLLAWGVGHRPSGIVSVVLAVLASQLAVGWTNDALDAERDATVGRTDKPVAAGAVGRRVTAWAAAVAALACPLLALTTNPTAALWLTVALVSALLYDWPLKATVLSVLPYAVSFGALPGFVVLALPGEPTPPAWLLTAAACLGAGAHFANVLPDLADDARTGVRGLPHRLGAAGSRAAAAGLLLAATAVLVLGPPGPPSALGLAAVGTAAVVPPLSWYAGRSAARAGRRPVSAFRAVMLVALIDVVLLVASGRVV from the coding sequence ATGTCGTCGAGGGTGTTAGGGCTGGTCAGAGCGAGCCATCCGGAACCGGCCGTCGCAGTGACCACGGTGTCCGGTCTGCTGGCCTGGGGAGTGGGGCACCGGCCGTCGGGAATCGTCTCGGTGGTGCTCGCCGTACTCGCCAGCCAGCTCGCCGTCGGTTGGACCAACGACGCGTTGGACGCCGAGCGGGACGCCACTGTGGGGCGTACCGACAAACCGGTCGCCGCCGGCGCGGTGGGCCGGCGCGTCACGGCCTGGGCCGCGGCGGTGGCCGCGCTGGCCTGCCCGCTGCTGGCGCTGACCACGAACCCCACGGCGGCGCTCTGGCTCACGGTCGCCCTGGTCTCCGCGCTGCTCTACGACTGGCCGCTCAAGGCCACCGTCCTGTCGGTGCTGCCGTACGCCGTCTCCTTCGGCGCGCTGCCCGGCTTCGTGGTGCTGGCGCTGCCCGGCGAACCGACCCCGCCGGCCTGGCTGCTGACGGCGGCGGCCTGCCTGGGGGCCGGCGCGCACTTCGCCAACGTGCTGCCCGACCTGGCCGACGACGCCCGGACGGGGGTACGCGGCCTGCCGCACCGCCTCGGCGCGGCGGGCAGCCGGGCGGCCGCGGCGGGGCTGCTCCTCGCCGCGACCGCCGTCCTGGTCCTGGGGCCGCCCGGGCCACCGTCGGCCCTCGGGCTGGCGGCGGTCGGCACGGCCGCCGTCGTGCCGCCACTGAGCTGGTACGCCGGGCGCTCGGCGGCCCGGGCGGGCCGGCGGCCGGTGTCCGCCTTCCGGGCGGTCATGCTGGTGGCCCTGATCGACGTCGTTCTGCTGGTCGCGAGCGGTCGGGTGGTGTGA
- the disA gene encoding DNA integrity scanning diadenylate cyclase DisA, producing MPIDRDTTKPAGAPPQARTGAVGSPARPISVSVTAAAGSAGDPLRANLALMAPGTALRDGLERILRGRTGALIVLGYDKVVEGLCTGGFPLDVEFSATRVRELCKMDGAVVLSSDGTRIVRAAVHLMPDPSIPTEESGTRHRTAERVARQTGYPVISVSQSMRIISLYVNGQRHVLDDSAAILSRANQALATLERYKLRLDEVSGTLSALEIEDLVTVRDAVAVVQRLEMVRRIADEIAGYVVELGTDGRLLALQLDELMAGVDADRTLVIRDYLPVGRKSRTLDEALVELDLLGATELIDLVSVAKAIGYPAASDALDAAVSPRGFRLLAKVPRLPVAVVDRLVLHFGSLQRLLGATVEDLQAVEGVGDARARGVREGLSRLAEASILERYV from the coding sequence GTGCCGATCGACCGCGATACCACCAAGCCTGCCGGCGCGCCGCCCCAGGCCCGCACCGGCGCCGTGGGCTCGCCAGCCCGCCCGATCAGCGTGAGCGTGACCGCCGCTGCCGGGAGCGCCGGCGATCCGCTGCGGGCGAACCTCGCCCTGATGGCACCCGGCACCGCGCTGCGGGACGGGTTGGAGCGCATCCTGCGGGGGCGCACCGGCGCGCTCATCGTGCTCGGCTACGACAAGGTCGTCGAGGGTCTCTGCACCGGCGGCTTCCCGCTGGACGTCGAGTTCTCCGCGACCCGGGTCCGGGAGCTGTGCAAGATGGACGGCGCCGTGGTGCTCTCCAGCGACGGCACCCGCATCGTGCGGGCGGCCGTGCACCTGATGCCCGACCCGTCCATCCCGACGGAGGAGTCGGGCACCCGGCACCGCACCGCCGAGCGGGTCGCCCGGCAGACCGGCTACCCGGTGATCTCGGTAAGCCAGTCGATGCGGATCATCAGCCTCTACGTCAACGGTCAGCGACACGTCCTCGACGACTCGGCGGCGATCCTCTCCCGGGCCAACCAGGCGCTGGCGACCCTCGAGCGTTACAAGCTCCGGCTGGACGAGGTCTCCGGCACGCTCTCCGCGCTCGAGATCGAGGACCTGGTCACCGTACGGGACGCGGTGGCCGTGGTGCAGCGACTGGAGATGGTTCGCCGGATCGCCGACGAGATCGCCGGTTACGTCGTCGAGCTGGGCACCGACGGTCGACTGCTCGCCCTTCAGCTCGACGAGCTGATGGCCGGCGTCGACGCCGACCGCACGCTTGTCATCCGGGACTACCTCCCGGTCGGCCGCAAGTCCCGCACGCTGGACGAGGCGCTTGTCGAGCTGGACCTGCTCGGCGCCACCGAGCTGATCGATTTGGTGTCGGTCGCCAAGGCCATCGGCTACCCGGCCGCATCGGACGCGCTGGACGCCGCCGTCAGCCCGCGGGGCTTCCGGCTGCTGGCCAAGGTGCCGCGCCTGCCGGTGGCCGTGGTCGACCGCCTGGTGCTGCACTTCGGCAGCCTCCAGCGGCTGCTGGGCGCGACGGTGGAGGACCTGCAGGCCGTCGAGGGCGTGGGCGACGCCCGCGCCCGGGGCGTCCGGGAGGGCCTGTCCCGGCTCGCCGAGGCATCCATCCTGGAGCGGTACGTCTGA
- a CDS encoding acyl-CoA dehydrogenase family protein: MTVHALEAARRLAPRFAARAAEHDRNGSFPVDDFRDLREAGLFGLLVPRALGGLGASFAEYAAVATELARGNGATALVFNMHASVTGALGAVTEELAEALGVPDEALAARDRLLTAAAEGSWYAVAMSERGAGARLSQLSTVYEPTDGGWHLKGSKTFCSGAGLADGYLVAARSSTDQSVVSQFLVPAGDGLTVEPTWDALGMRATSSHDLHLDVTVPADRLLGGVEGLALVVAQLMPHWLVASYAAVYVGVARAAIDAAAEHLNARNLAGLPAVRARLGRADAATAAAHLVVAEAARRVDDAPGDAETNRWVWRAKLLAGTTAAEVAASVLEAAGTSATRRGHPLERLYRDARCGSLHPATSDVCADWLGIAALGGDPDRDASAPRW; this comes from the coding sequence ATGACTGTGCACGCGCTTGAGGCCGCCCGCCGGTTGGCGCCGCGGTTCGCCGCGCGGGCGGCGGAGCACGATCGGAACGGCTCCTTTCCGGTCGACGACTTCCGTGACCTGCGGGAGGCCGGCCTGTTCGGGCTGCTGGTGCCCCGCGCGCTGGGTGGCCTGGGCGCCAGCTTCGCCGAGTACGCCGCAGTGGCCACCGAACTTGCCCGGGGCAACGGCGCGACCGCGCTGGTGTTCAACATGCACGCCTCGGTGACCGGCGCGCTGGGCGCGGTCACCGAGGAGTTGGCCGAGGCCCTGGGTGTGCCGGACGAGGCGCTGGCCGCCCGGGACCGGCTCCTCACCGCCGCGGCTGAGGGCTCCTGGTACGCCGTCGCGATGAGTGAGCGCGGCGCCGGTGCCCGACTGTCCCAGTTGAGCACCGTCTACGAGCCGACCGACGGTGGGTGGCACCTCAAGGGCAGCAAGACCTTCTGCTCCGGGGCGGGGCTCGCCGACGGTTACCTGGTGGCCGCGCGCAGCTCCACCGACCAGTCGGTGGTGTCGCAGTTCCTGGTGCCGGCCGGTGACGGTCTGACAGTCGAGCCGACCTGGGACGCCCTCGGGATGCGCGCGACCTCGTCGCACGACCTGCACCTGGACGTCACAGTGCCGGCCGACCGGCTGCTCGGCGGCGTGGAGGGGCTGGCGCTCGTGGTCGCCCAACTGATGCCGCACTGGTTGGTGGCGAGTTACGCGGCCGTCTACGTGGGGGTGGCCCGGGCGGCGATCGACGCGGCGGCCGAGCATCTCAACGCCCGCAACCTCGCCGGCCTGCCGGCGGTGCGGGCCCGGCTGGGCAGGGCGGACGCGGCGACGGCGGCGGCACACCTGGTGGTGGCCGAGGCGGCCCGTCGGGTGGACGACGCACCGGGCGACGCGGAGACCAACCGCTGGGTGTGGCGGGCGAAGCTGCTGGCCGGCACCACGGCCGCCGAGGTGGCGGCGTCGGTGCTGGAGGCGGCGGGGACGTCGGCGACCCGGCGCGGCCACCCGTTGGAGCGGCTCTACCGGGACGCCCGCTGCGGCTCACTGCACCCGGCCACCTCGGACGTCTGCGCCGACTGGCTGGGCATCGCCGCGCTGGGCGGGGACCCGGACCGCGACGCATCGGCACCGCGTTGGTGA
- a CDS encoding class I SAM-dependent methyltransferase, producing MRDVAAAAASTGPRVLPRNDPRQYDDLAGEWWRPDGAFAMLHWLAAARAALVPPATRPDAVLVDLGCGAGLLAPHLAGKGYRHVGVDLTRSALVQAAGHGVRVVQGDVTAVPLPDGCADVVSAGELLEHVPDWPRAVAEACRLLRPGGLLVLDTLNDTALARLVAVRIAERLPTVPRGIHDPRLFVDARALVTECARHGVELRLRGIRPQVGGLVAWLVRRARAAPTPDATPTGRAPRIVPTRSTAVLYQGRGVRRG from the coding sequence ATGCGAGACGTGGCTGCGGCCGCGGCGTCCACCGGTCCCCGGGTGCTGCCGCGCAACGATCCGCGCCAGTACGACGACCTGGCCGGCGAGTGGTGGCGGCCCGATGGCGCGTTCGCGATGCTGCACTGGCTCGCCGCGGCCCGCGCGGCGCTCGTGCCGCCGGCTACCCGCCCGGACGCGGTCCTGGTCGATCTGGGCTGCGGCGCCGGGCTGCTGGCGCCGCACCTCGCCGGTAAGGGTTACCGGCACGTCGGTGTCGACCTGACCCGCTCGGCGCTGGTCCAGGCCGCCGGGCACGGGGTGCGCGTGGTCCAGGGTGATGTCACAGCGGTGCCGCTGCCCGACGGGTGCGCCGACGTGGTCTCCGCCGGTGAGCTGCTGGAGCATGTGCCGGACTGGCCGCGCGCGGTGGCCGAGGCGTGCCGGCTGCTGCGCCCGGGCGGCCTGCTGGTGCTGGACACCCTTAACGACACGGCGCTGGCGAGGCTGGTCGCGGTACGGATCGCCGAGCGGCTGCCGACGGTGCCGCGCGGCATCCACGATCCACGGTTGTTCGTGGACGCTCGCGCCCTCGTGACCGAGTGTGCCCGGCACGGTGTCGAGCTGCGCCTGCGTGGCATCCGGCCGCAGGTCGGCGGCCTGGTCGCCTGGTTGGTACGGCGGGCGCGCGCGGCTCCCACGCCGGACGCGACGCCGACGGGCCGTGCCCCGCGCATCGTGCCGACCCGTTCCACAGCCGTGCTGTACCAGGGCCGGGGGGTCCGCAGAGGATAG
- a CDS encoding type III polyketide synthase codes for MGIVSVPVIAGLGAAQPPSASQDELWEGFFSRHFSGTTRSLAQRIFANSGVTRRQAAVNPLLEDVSDWPTERRMRRYQVEALPLGKEAVGRALTAAGLDAGEVGLFIVCSCTGYATPGLDILLARDLGMAADTQRMFVGHMGCYAALPGLGAASDFVTARGRPALLLCAELTSLHIQPSTARVDTQQIVSHALFSDAAVAAVVVPGGRGYALREVTSVTDTSTADHMTWDVTDAGFRMGLSPKVPQVLSRHVRALVDGLLARHGGVSSDVDGWAVHPGGPRILNVVERELALPPEALAASRATLDEHGNCSSPTVLLILDRLSRSTPAPRRIVMLAFGPGLTLYAALLDRQD; via the coding sequence GTGGGGATCGTGTCCGTACCAGTGATCGCGGGGCTCGGGGCGGCGCAGCCGCCGTCGGCTTCGCAGGACGAGTTGTGGGAGGGCTTCTTCTCCCGGCACTTCTCCGGCACCACCAGGTCGTTGGCCCAGCGAATCTTCGCCAACTCGGGGGTGACCCGTCGTCAGGCCGCGGTCAACCCGTTGCTGGAGGACGTCTCGGACTGGCCGACCGAGCGCCGGATGCGCCGCTACCAGGTGGAGGCGCTGCCGCTGGGCAAGGAGGCGGTGGGGCGTGCGTTGACGGCGGCCGGGCTGGACGCCGGCGAGGTGGGCCTGTTCATCGTCTGCTCCTGCACCGGGTACGCCACCCCGGGGCTGGACATCCTGCTCGCCCGCGACCTGGGCATGGCGGCGGACACCCAGCGGATGTTCGTGGGCCACATGGGCTGCTACGCGGCGCTTCCGGGGTTGGGCGCGGCGAGTGACTTCGTCACCGCCCGGGGCCGCCCGGCGCTGCTGCTCTGCGCGGAGCTGACCAGCCTGCACATCCAACCGTCCACCGCCCGGGTGGACACCCAGCAGATCGTGTCGCACGCGCTCTTCTCGGACGCCGCTGTCGCCGCCGTGGTGGTGCCCGGTGGCCGGGGGTACGCGTTGCGCGAGGTCACGTCGGTCACCGACACCTCGACCGCCGACCACATGACCTGGGACGTCACCGACGCGGGTTTCCGGATGGGGTTGTCGCCGAAGGTGCCGCAGGTCCTCTCCCGGCACGTTCGCGCCCTGGTGGACGGCCTGTTGGCCCGACACGGCGGCGTCAGCTCCGACGTGGACGGCTGGGCGGTGCATCCGGGTGGGCCGCGCATCCTCAACGTGGTCGAACGGGAGTTGGCTCTGCCGCCGGAGGCGTTGGCCGCGTCCCGGGCGACGCTCGACGAGCACGGCAACTGCTCCTCGCCCACAGTCCTGTTGATCCTGGACCGGTTGAGTCGATCGACGCCGGCGCCCCGACGGATCGTCATGCTGGCGTTCGGTCCGGGCCTCACCCTCTACGCGGCCCTGCTCGATCGACAGGACTGA
- a CDS encoding A/G-specific adenine glycosylase yields MTQPDFATVVSRWFQQHARDLPWREPGVSPWAILVSEVMLQQTPVVRVVPAWHAWLARWPDPAALAADTPAEAIRMWGRLGYPRRAVRLRECAVAIVDRHGGQVPDRLEQLLALPGVGTYTARAVAAFAYGQRHPVVDTNVRRVICRAVAGEPDAGPVTRPADLVATEELLPAEPAAAALASAAFMELGAVLCTARSPRCTACPVESVCAWRASGQEAPTGPSRRPQRYAGTDRQVRGLLLGVLRETTGPVPQQRLDQVWTDDVQRARALAGLVQDGLVEPAGADSFRLIGDGPSHPTADLTT; encoded by the coding sequence ATGACTCAACCCGATTTCGCCACAGTGGTCAGCCGGTGGTTCCAGCAGCACGCACGTGACCTGCCGTGGCGGGAACCCGGCGTCAGCCCGTGGGCCATCCTGGTCAGCGAGGTCATGCTCCAGCAGACCCCTGTCGTCCGTGTGGTGCCCGCCTGGCATGCCTGGCTGGCCCGCTGGCCCGACCCGGCCGCGCTGGCGGCCGACACCCCGGCCGAGGCGATCCGGATGTGGGGGCGCCTCGGCTATCCCCGCCGGGCGGTCCGACTGCGCGAGTGCGCGGTCGCGATCGTGGACCGGCACGGCGGCCAGGTGCCGGACCGGCTGGAGCAGTTGCTGGCACTGCCCGGCGTGGGCACCTACACGGCGCGTGCCGTGGCCGCGTTCGCGTACGGGCAGCGGCACCCGGTGGTCGACACGAACGTACGGCGGGTAATCTGCCGAGCCGTGGCGGGTGAACCGGACGCCGGACCTGTCACCCGACCCGCCGACCTGGTCGCCACCGAGGAGCTGTTGCCGGCCGAGCCCGCCGCCGCCGCACTTGCCAGCGCCGCGTTCATGGAACTGGGCGCGGTGCTCTGCACGGCCCGCTCACCACGCTGCACGGCCTGCCCGGTCGAGTCGGTCTGCGCGTGGCGAGCCTCCGGCCAGGAGGCACCGACAGGCCCGAGCCGCCGGCCCCAGCGGTACGCGGGCACCGACCGGCAGGTACGCGGACTGCTGCTCGGCGTGCTCCGGGAGACCACCGGGCCGGTCCCGCAGCAGCGCCTCGACCAGGTCTGGACCGATGACGTGCAGCGCGCCCGGGCGTTGGCCGGCCTGGTGCAGGACGGGCTGGTGGAACCGGCCGGAGCCGACAGCTTCCGCCTCATCGGCGACGGCCCATCCCACCCGACAGCCGACCTGACCACCTGA